The nucleotide window ACGCTGTAACCCTGGAACGCTGGTTGCAAGAACACCAGTTGATGAATCCAGAAGATGTCCTGACAGACACAGACCTGCAAGAAGCCTTGCAGCTCAGGGCAGCGCTGGTGGTGGTGCTGCTCTCGCATCTGGAAGACCCTGAAGCTGTTGCGCCAGAAGACCTGCAGCAGGCCACAGCCCACCTGCACCATCTGGCCAGAAGCCATCCCCTGATTTCGCTGATTTCTGACACAGAAGTCTCACTGGTGCCTGCACGCTCGGGAGGTTCTGCAGCCCTGGGACGGCTGCTGGGCCTGATCACCGAACTGGTCCTGACTGGACGCTGGAACCGCCTGAAAGCCTGCCGCAACGACGGCTGCCAGAACGGTTTCTACGACCGCACCCGCAACGGGGCAGGCACCTTCTGCAGCCAGAATCCCTGCGGAGCCCTGATGGCTATGCGGGCCTACCGCAAACGCAAACAGCAAACGCAACAAGTCCCCGAATCCTGACCGGAGTCCAGCAAACCAGAGTCCATCAGATCAGGCCCAGCCCTCTGGCACGGGCAATGGCCTCGGTGCGGCTTTTGACTTGCAATTTGCCAAAAATGTTGCGGTTGTGGCCCTTCACAGTGTCCAGCGCCAGGAAAAGGCGTTCTCCAATTTGCTGGTTGGACAGCCCCTGGGCCACCAGTTGCAGGATTTGCAATTCACGTCCGCTCAGGGCTTCAAGAGAAAAATCTGGCTGCAGCACCCCTGCAGTGCCCGCCTCACCGAAAGCATCCAGCACCCGCTGCACATGGGTCTGAATTTCGCTGGACTGGCGTTCTTTCACCTTGCGCAGCAGGCCCAGCATGGGAGACCCTGCCTCCAGAAACATGCGAATGCTGCCTTCAGGTGCCGTTTGCACCAGCACAGAAACCAGCACCTGTTCTGCAGCTTGCTGACCCAGCAGGTGCAGGGCTGCCACCTGCAGGCAAGTCAATTCCAGCCTGGTTCTGTGCAACCCCTGTTCTTCCAGCAGTTTCAGCAGAGGACCCAGCAATTCCAGAGCCGCCGCTGCCTTTTTCTGGGCCAGCAAAACCGCAATCTGGCACTGGGCATCCTGCAGCACATCTGTGTGTCGAGCAGCTTCATCCAGATTTCCCTGCTGCAAAAGCAACTTCACCCGCAAAGCCTGCAATTCTGGCAGACGGTGCGCAAAACCCTGGCGGGCAGCCAGCTCACAGCGCAACCAGCGGGTTTCTGCCCCCGAGACATCCTGCTGGGCCATCTGCACCTGAACCAGCAGCATCTCAGAAAGCAAAAACCGATCAATGGCCTGATCGTACTGTCGAGACAGCATCAGGCTCTGTTCCCCATGGTGCTGCGCAGCCTGCAGATCGTTGCGCTGCAGGGCAATCTGGGCCAGACCCAGGTGGGCATCTGCAGCATTGGGAAGCGCCGGATCCCCTGAAAGCTGCACCGCCCGCCAGAACGTCTGGGATGCAGCATTCAACTGGTGTTGCAGCTCCTGCACCATCCCCAGACCTGTCAGGCACAAAATCACCGAAAAGGTGTCCTGCACCGACTGGCTGAAGGTCAAAGCCTGCTGGAACAGTTGCCCTGCCCTTGCAGGTTCTCCCTGCATGCCCAGTGCACAGGCCCGCCCCCACAAGGCTGCTGCGCGAAAAGGAAGGTTGTCTGGAGACAGCATTTCCAGGGCCTTTTCAGAATGCTGCATCACCTCCTGAAAGCGGTACCGGGTCAGGGCCAGGGTGGAACGCATGGCCGACAGTTGCCCCAGCATGTTGTGCTTTTCTGGCGTGTCTGGTGCGTGTTGCAACGCATCTTCAGCAATCTGGATGTGCTCTGCCACGCCAGAAGTCTGACCGCGCACCAGCAAAAAAGAAGCTTTCATGGCAGACAGCAGCGGTCTGCGCTGCAGTGCAGGAACAGGCACAGACGCCATCCATTCCAGCACCCGGTCCACCGCACCACGCAAATGCAGTGGAATGGTGCCCTCCAGCAGCAGCTTTTCTGCACGGTCCAGGTCTCTGGCTGCACAGGCGTGCTCAAAAGCCTCCATGCCCAGGCCCTGCTCCTCATACCACTGGCTGGCCCGCACATGCAAATCTGCAAAAGTGGACTGGTTTGTGTGATCCGGGGTGTGCTGCAGGGTGTGCTGCAACCTCTGCCGCAAAAGCCCAGCAAACAGGTGATGATAGCGGTACCAGCGCTTTTCGGCGTCCAGGGGCACCAGAAACAAATTGGCCCGTTCCAGGTGTTCCAGCACCCCACTGGCAACCCCTGCTTGCATCCCCATCACCGCTGCACAGAGAGGGCCACACATGCGTTGCAGAATGGAGGTGTGCAGCAAAAACCGTTGCACTTCTGGAGTTTGCTGCTGCAAAACCTCCTCCAGCAGGTAATCCAGCACAAACCGGTGGTTCCCGGTGAACGCTGCAATTCTGGTTTGCGGATCTGGCTGCCCCTGCAAAGACAGGGCCGCCAGTTGCAATCCAGCAATCCAGCCTTCTGTGCGGTGCTCCAGGGCCTCCACCTCTGCAGAAGTCAGGGACAGTCCCATGCATTCGGTCAGGAAATCCCTGGCTTCCTGCAAGGTGAACCGCAAATCGGACAGCCGGATCTCATTCAGTTTGCCTTTGCTGCGCAAACGGGCCAGAGGAAGCGCCGGGTCTTCCCTGCTGGCCATCACCAGATGCATCTGCACCGGAAGATGCTCTGCCAGGAAAGTCAGGGCCTGACCTGCCTGGGGATCGTCCAGCACATGACAGTCGTCCAGCACCAGCACAAAAGGCTGAGGGATTTCAGCCAGAGCGTTGACCAGTGCAGTGAGCAGTGCAGGCAGTGCAGGCCGCTGAGGGGCCTGCAGGGCTTCCAGCAACCTGTCGCCAGCCTGGGGAAACAGGGTCTGCAAAGCAGCG belongs to Deinococcus roseus and includes:
- a CDS encoding CGNR zinc finger domain-containing protein — protein: MVSTPSSTSATSSHLQPSLAAEQVLAFVNTRANKLQPEQFPDAVTLERWLQEHQLMNPEDVLTDTDLQEALQLRAALVVVLLSHLEDPEAVAPEDLQQATAHLHHLARSHPLISLISDTEVSLVPARSGGSAALGRLLGLITELVLTGRWNRLKACRNDGCQNGFYDRTRNGAGTFCSQNPCGALMAMRAYRKRKQQTQQVPES
- a CDS encoding LuxR C-terminal-related transcriptional regulator; its protein translation is MLILTTKLHRPDAGPQLVQRVHLLQKLQAGLDAGCRLTVVSASAGSGKTTLVSHWVAGCGRPVAWLSLDATDNEVGRLITGVIAALQTLFPQAGDRLLEALQAPQRPALPALLTALVNALAEIPQPFVLVLDDCHVLDDPQAGQALTFLAEHLPVQMHLVMASREDPALPLARLRSKGKLNEIRLSDLRFTLQEARDFLTECMGLSLTSAEVEALEHRTEGWIAGLQLAALSLQGQPDPQTRIAAFTGNHRFVLDYLLEEVLQQQTPEVQRFLLHTSILQRMCGPLCAAVMGMQAGVASGVLEHLERANLFLVPLDAEKRWYRYHHLFAGLLRQRLQHTLQHTPDHTNQSTFADLHVRASQWYEEQGLGMEAFEHACAARDLDRAEKLLLEGTIPLHLRGAVDRVLEWMASVPVPALQRRPLLSAMKASFLLVRGQTSGVAEHIQIAEDALQHAPDTPEKHNMLGQLSAMRSTLALTRYRFQEVMQHSEKALEMLSPDNLPFRAAALWGRACALGMQGEPARAGQLFQQALTFSQSVQDTFSVILCLTGLGMVQELQHQLNAASQTFWRAVQLSGDPALPNAADAHLGLAQIALQRNDLQAAQHHGEQSLMLSRQYDQAIDRFLLSEMLLVQVQMAQQDVSGAETRWLRCELAARQGFAHRLPELQALRVKLLLQQGNLDEAARHTDVLQDAQCQIAVLLAQKKAAAALELLGPLLKLLEEQGLHRTRLELTCLQVAALHLLGQQAAEQVLVSVLVQTAPEGSIRMFLEAGSPMLGLLRKVKERQSSEIQTHVQRVLDAFGEAGTAGVLQPDFSLEALSGRELQILQLVAQGLSNQQIGERLFLALDTVKGHNRNIFGKLQVKSRTEAIARARGLGLI